Proteins co-encoded in one Saprospira grandis genomic window:
- a CDS encoding protein kinase domain-containing protein, with amino-acid sequence MSLICYAKTTKDKVQLQEKPFASGGEGSLHRIKSPSHWRGLVAKIYHRPKRTKEREEKIDLLIKHPPEELRAGQWPTFVWPRDILLTQDGRFLGFVMPFVQGKKLELLCLPKLPKKLNASWQRLALGQKNSRELRLRIAFNLSLAIYRLHQTDRYVLVDLKPENVVLQSNGQLALVDMDSIQVKENGKLKFMAPVATPEYSAPEYYKDDKPKSFAPSWDNFALAVILYKLLLGIHPYAASAASPNEQLVSLHQKIEAGLFVHHSEAQRLFKIIPPPHQGFLQFSDALQSLFIRSFVDGHNLPELRPLAEEWCWALLEELKDPELKQRFQQMLLQQGLQFKRLRRPSDILPPLEKEEKKWSDYLPQDYQMALAWKMPQLSYPKSVQQINLEINMDSWGNFILSLIATLATAVALLNSFPAIYNWMSKDLLQYPYWQIMLIIQGFFAFPILIFPVIIRGIQQLVHPKRFKWRKVKNRAQKLQDELDQWDAKLEKSKIKLLEFLKTELPSFQALETESNAIKLSYLEGLQRLDLAFDELLAQEQAHEAKIMAPILVQLQTELPELTAAHDFKSALEILRKAEQNELLAAQQEELGQEFHQFKAMAQAEKRLAFERLAAEEKRFFSYIEEQRELLQDRQKQDIQAQHNSLSRFKNLKAGYKQHLHLSARDGFSLILKLNEAGFHAMGQLDDINIPKAQFIFRDGRVLNLSDFSQNDVNLAHRFMLWLQACQKEERLMEQELKRIDKFYAKEREELETKARLAVPKFAKRKANLQRQAQDAFLAQKAQNIRQRYQEKRQQVRQAQQRFSQEMQLVLEERSPLYQALEEEAKQLQKKHKEQLNNLAHLHQHNLHQKLQEERHRLRDWQPENMAQIEITLQKKAKIGQQLSAYQP; translated from the coding sequence ATGTCCCTAATTTGCTATGCCAAAACGACCAAAGATAAGGTCCAACTCCAAGAAAAACCCTTTGCCTCTGGCGGAGAAGGCAGTCTGCACCGCATCAAAAGCCCCTCTCATTGGAGAGGACTTGTGGCCAAAATCTACCATCGCCCCAAAAGAACAAAAGAGCGAGAAGAAAAAATCGACCTACTGATTAAGCATCCGCCAGAAGAATTGCGGGCCGGCCAATGGCCTACCTTTGTTTGGCCCAGAGATATCCTCCTTACTCAAGATGGCCGTTTTTTGGGCTTTGTGATGCCTTTTGTTCAGGGCAAAAAACTGGAATTGCTCTGCCTGCCCAAGCTGCCCAAAAAGCTCAATGCCAGCTGGCAACGCCTTGCCTTGGGCCAAAAAAATAGCCGAGAGTTAAGACTGCGCATAGCCTTTAATCTCAGCCTCGCCATTTATCGGCTCCACCAAACAGATCGTTATGTCTTAGTGGATCTCAAGCCAGAAAATGTTGTTTTGCAAAGCAACGGACAACTGGCCCTAGTCGATATGGACTCTATTCAGGTAAAGGAAAATGGCAAACTTAAATTTATGGCCCCTGTGGCTACTCCCGAATACTCGGCCCCAGAATATTACAAAGACGACAAACCCAAAAGCTTTGCCCCCAGCTGGGATAATTTTGCCCTAGCCGTCATTCTTTATAAGCTCCTGCTGGGCATTCATCCTTATGCCGCCTCCGCGGCCTCTCCCAACGAGCAACTCGTGAGCCTGCACCAAAAAATTGAGGCTGGTTTGTTTGTCCATCATTCAGAAGCTCAACGCCTATTTAAAATTATCCCCCCACCCCATCAGGGTTTTCTACAGTTTTCCGATGCCCTACAAAGCCTATTTATTAGAAGTTTTGTAGATGGCCACAATCTGCCCGAACTCCGCCCCCTAGCCGAAGAATGGTGCTGGGCCTTGCTCGAAGAACTAAAAGACCCCGAACTCAAACAGCGCTTTCAGCAAATGCTGCTGCAACAGGGCCTGCAGTTTAAGCGGCTGCGCCGCCCCTCCGATATTTTGCCGCCCTTAGAAAAGGAAGAAAAAAAATGGAGCGACTACCTGCCCCAAGACTATCAAATGGCCTTGGCTTGGAAAATGCCGCAGCTGTCATACCCTAAGTCAGTACAGCAAATCAATCTAGAGATCAATATGGATAGCTGGGGGAATTTTATTCTGAGCCTAATCGCTACCCTAGCCACAGCCGTCGCCCTGCTCAACAGCTTTCCAGCAATTTATAACTGGATGAGCAAGGACCTACTGCAGTACCCCTACTGGCAAATCATGCTGATCATTCAAGGCTTTTTTGCCTTCCCCATTCTTATTTTTCCCGTTATTATTCGGGGGATCCAGCAGCTTGTCCACCCCAAACGCTTCAAGTGGAGAAAAGTAAAAAACAGGGCGCAAAAGCTGCAAGACGAACTGGACCAATGGGACGCTAAGCTAGAAAAGTCCAAAATAAAGTTACTAGAGTTCTTAAAAACGGAGCTGCCCAGTTTTCAAGCCCTAGAAACAGAAAGTAATGCCATCAAGCTGAGTTATTTGGAGGGGCTCCAACGGCTAGACCTAGCCTTTGATGAATTGCTGGCCCAGGAACAAGCCCATGAGGCCAAGATTATGGCGCCTATTCTGGTCCAGCTACAAACAGAACTGCCCGAACTGACTGCGGCCCATGATTTTAAGTCGGCCCTAGAGATCTTACGCAAAGCCGAGCAAAACGAACTCCTAGCTGCACAACAAGAAGAGCTGGGCCAAGAATTTCATCAATTTAAGGCCATGGCCCAAGCAGAAAAACGCCTTGCCTTTGAGCGCCTAGCCGCCGAAGAAAAGCGATTCTTCTCTTATATTGAGGAGCAAAGAGAACTACTGCAAGATCGCCAAAAGCAAGATATACAGGCCCAACACAATAGCCTCAGCCGATTCAAAAATCTCAAAGCTGGCTATAAGCAGCATTTGCACCTAAGCGCTCGAGATGGCTTCAGCCTCATCCTTAAACTCAATGAGGCCGGCTTTCACGCTATGGGCCAGCTAGATGACATCAATATTCCTAAGGCCCAATTTATCTTTAGGGATGGCCGCGTTTTGAATCTATCAGACTTCAGCCAGAATGATGTTAACCTAGCCCACCGTTTTATGCTCTGGTTGCAAGCTTGCCAGAAAGAAGAGCGGCTGATGGAGCAAGAGCTAAAACGCATTGATAAGTTTTATGCCAAAGAACGAGAAGAGCTAGAAACTAAAGCCCGCTTGGCCGTTCCTAAGTTTGCCAAAAGAAAAGCCAACCTACAACGGCAGGCCCAAGATGCCTTTTTGGCCCAAAAAGCCCAAAATATACGGCAGCGGTATCAAGAAAAGCGACAGCAAGTACGCCAAGCGCAGCAGCGTTTTAGTCAGGAAATGCAGCTTGTTTTAGAAGAAAGAAGCCCCCTCTACCAAGCACTGGAAGAAGAGGCTAAACAATTACAGAAAAAACATAAGGAGCAGCTCAATAACTTGGCTCATTTGCATCAGCACAACTTGCATCAAAAGCTACAAGAAGAACGCCATCGTTTGCGGGACTGGCAGCCCGAAAATATGGCCCAGATTGAAATTACACTACAAAAGAAAGCTAAAATTGGGCAGCAGCTTTCTGCTTATCAGCCCTAG
- a CDS encoding N-acetylmuramidase family protein: MANVEKLQQLLGKYQDQLKTLKELFMADGKIDDKEQATLTQIEELISSIGASIGSAVEGASAAAATPASVSSISGSVGKGGDNKLEDVKLVQELLNKKGQNLTVDGDCGGKTIAAIEAFQQSEFGWKDGRIDPGGKSWGALSSGASTSTNDASTEEGGNTENTSSEEGATEDTSSTDDSSSASSDAAASGEVEEALAANSKISASVGAGGKNQAEDVLRVKQLLNKFGHKLTEDGNADAALTAAIKDFQTKYRGSSKPDGRVDAGGRTWGSLLGMGRIQGHLEALSKQYGVEPAVIMAIQTVESGGNGFFSDGRPKILFEGHIFWKELKKAGKDPNALRSGNENIIYPKWDSSQYAGGTKEYDRLARAEKIHKEAAYKATSWGEFQIMGFNHSTVGYSDVFSFVEAMKVPNGASLKAVMEFVKNNNLLRHVQGSSKDWAAFAKGYNGPGYAKNQYDKKLASAFARFQNV; the protein is encoded by the coding sequence ATGGCTAACGTAGAAAAACTACAACAACTGCTCGGAAAATATCAAGATCAGCTTAAAACACTCAAAGAGCTGTTCATGGCCGATGGCAAAATCGACGATAAAGAACAAGCTACACTAACCCAAATTGAAGAACTGATTAGCTCTATCGGAGCATCTATCGGCTCTGCTGTAGAAGGCGCATCCGCCGCCGCAGCAACTCCCGCTAGCGTCAGCTCTATCTCTGGATCTGTCGGTAAAGGCGGAGATAATAAACTAGAAGATGTAAAATTGGTCCAAGAACTACTCAACAAAAAAGGCCAAAACCTTACTGTTGATGGAGACTGTGGCGGAAAAACAATCGCCGCTATCGAGGCTTTCCAACAAAGCGAGTTCGGCTGGAAAGATGGCCGTATCGATCCAGGCGGGAAAAGCTGGGGCGCACTCTCTAGCGGAGCTAGCACAAGCACTAATGACGCAAGCACCGAAGAAGGAGGCAATACAGAAAATACAAGCAGCGAAGAGGGCGCTACTGAAGATACTTCATCTACCGATGATAGCAGCTCTGCTAGCTCCGATGCCGCCGCTTCTGGCGAGGTAGAAGAGGCCCTAGCTGCCAATTCTAAAATCTCTGCCTCTGTAGGCGCAGGTGGAAAAAATCAAGCGGAAGATGTGCTCCGCGTAAAACAACTCCTCAATAAATTTGGCCACAAATTAACCGAGGACGGAAATGCCGATGCCGCACTTACCGCAGCAATCAAAGATTTCCAAACTAAATATCGCGGAAGTAGCAAACCCGATGGCCGCGTAGACGCTGGCGGACGTACCTGGGGCTCTCTGCTCGGTATGGGCCGTATCCAAGGCCACCTAGAGGCTTTGTCTAAACAGTATGGCGTAGAACCCGCCGTCATTATGGCGATCCAAACTGTCGAGTCTGGCGGAAATGGCTTCTTCTCTGATGGCCGACCCAAAATCCTCTTTGAAGGACATATTTTCTGGAAGGAACTCAAGAAAGCAGGTAAAGATCCTAATGCGCTCCGCTCTGGAAACGAAAATATTATCTACCCCAAATGGGATAGTAGCCAGTACGCCGGAGGTACCAAAGAGTATGATCGCCTCGCTAGAGCCGAAAAAATTCATAAGGAAGCCGCCTATAAAGCCACCTCTTGGGGCGAGTTCCAAATTATGGGCTTTAACCACTCTACCGTAGGATATAGCGATGTTTTCTCTTTCGTGGAAGCCATGAAAGTACCCAATGGCGCTTCTCTCAAAGCCGTTATGGAGTTTGTGAAAAACAATAATCTTCTCCGTCACGTACAAGGAAGTAGCAAGGATTGGGCAGCTTTTGCCAAAGGCTATAATGGCCCCGGCTATGCCAAAAACCAATATGATAAGAAGTTGGCCTCGGCCTTCGCTCGCTTCCAAAATGTATAG
- a CDS encoding DUF4384 domain-containing protein, whose translation MRQAQFSLLFFIFLLSTSLMAQRPRSGGFGGFGKKLSGTTYNEEQLEFMKGHVMAIEQFNDSVSRGLLEFPLKIHIVAKSDGSNGCEIAEVQAAVRELNKSFLKANIRFLPLEDYNYIRDDALYRFPVVDEEKLCRPHDRANVINVYIVNKLQGERNSFSGYTHPPSAKPVNRLFITKKALSNGTTFKRQMGHFFGLYPTAGPIDGQRSEELVSGENCQTEGDQVCDTPADPGLDRRSIDDRCDYVGTLKDANRKFYKPMVDNIMSDNPRQGCRTKFSRGQLKRMLYTATYIRNYIKFPPPADATKKYLKKLKEKYGQEGELVFNINASKANVQLLQNLYKVQGTFLPETAYFFEITNLRKGFIYVFEGDEDRGFHLLYPQAGDQQYFKDEKKKFRVPTNKGDHFQVDPHGTKNYICILFSKKQILPERFLQEINELEDEQLNLFQRFYAAHQEKIVGNHNIEFKDNEIEFSATSTERYIVPIFLEYDKR comes from the coding sequence ATGAGGCAAGCTCAGTTCAGTTTACTATTTTTTATTTTTTTGCTCAGCACGAGTTTAATGGCCCAACGTCCTCGGAGTGGTGGTTTTGGTGGTTTCGGGAAGAAGCTATCTGGGACGACCTACAATGAGGAGCAGCTTGAGTTTATGAAGGGGCATGTAATGGCCATAGAGCAGTTTAACGACAGTGTAAGTCGGGGTTTATTAGAGTTTCCGCTCAAGATTCATATTGTGGCCAAGAGTGACGGCAGTAATGGTTGTGAGATTGCCGAGGTACAGGCAGCTGTACGGGAGCTCAACAAAAGTTTTTTGAAGGCCAACATTCGTTTTTTGCCTTTAGAGGACTACAACTACATTCGGGACGATGCCCTTTATCGCTTTCCGGTAGTTGATGAAGAAAAGCTTTGTCGGCCACATGACCGGGCTAATGTAATTAACGTTTACATTGTAAACAAGCTGCAGGGCGAGCGCAATAGTTTTTCGGGGTATACGCATCCGCCTTCGGCCAAGCCGGTCAATCGCTTGTTTATTACAAAAAAGGCCCTCAGTAATGGCACCACGTTCAAGCGGCAGATGGGGCATTTTTTTGGCCTCTACCCCACTGCGGGTCCTATTGATGGGCAGCGTAGTGAAGAATTGGTTTCTGGAGAAAACTGCCAAACGGAGGGTGATCAGGTTTGTGACACCCCGGCCGACCCAGGTTTGGACCGTCGTTCTATTGATGATCGTTGTGATTATGTAGGTACCTTAAAAGATGCCAATCGCAAATTTTACAAGCCGATGGTCGATAATATCATGTCGGATAATCCTCGCCAAGGTTGTCGGACCAAATTTAGCCGAGGACAGCTCAAGCGGATGCTTTATACCGCCACTTATATTCGCAACTACATTAAGTTTCCGCCTCCTGCCGATGCCACCAAAAAGTACCTCAAAAAATTGAAGGAGAAATATGGCCAAGAGGGCGAATTGGTGTTTAACATCAATGCGAGCAAAGCGAATGTCCAATTGCTTCAAAACCTATATAAGGTACAGGGTACCTTTTTGCCAGAAACCGCCTACTTCTTTGAAATCACGAATTTGCGCAAAGGCTTTATTTATGTCTTTGAAGGCGATGAGGACCGCGGTTTTCACTTGCTTTATCCGCAGGCTGGCGATCAGCAATATTTTAAGGATGAAAAGAAAAAGTTTAGAGTCCCTACAAACAAAGGCGATCATTTTCAGGTAGACCCGCATGGAACCAAGAACTACATTTGTATTTTGTTCTCGAAAAAACAGATTCTCCCAGAGCGTTTTCTCCAAGAAATCAATGAGCTAGAGGATGAGCAGCTGAACCTTTTCCAGCGCTTTTATGCGGCCCATCAGGAGAAGATTGTGGGCAACCACAATATTGAGTTTAAGGATAATGAAATTGAGTTTTCGGCCACTTCTACAGAGCGCTATATTGTGCCCATCTTTTTGGAGTACGACAAGCGTTAA
- a CDS encoding T9SS type A sorting domain-containing protein, producing MQQTIHLFCFLFFTVFLSAQNFSVSADYASLQGDCQAEIGPRISLKNESNRKITLVWEQSRNLCPEGWEVAVCDRQCYSSLVQKKQLVLGPKEEVSNFRVNFRPNGKEGIGNLELKIYEKGLKQDAERILFSASAKNERSAQKMYQPKAEKPTVYPNPVVEHLMLRDAQEQVKYLEIYNVVGRKVLQFQVNGQQDKFDVSSLNGGIYMLRMLDENRHIIRTERISKYNP from the coding sequence ATGCAGCAAACTATACATCTTTTTTGTTTTCTTTTTTTCACGGTCTTTCTTTCGGCCCAAAACTTTTCGGTCTCGGCGGATTATGCCAGTCTTCAGGGCGACTGCCAGGCGGAAATAGGGCCCCGGATTAGCCTAAAAAATGAAAGCAATCGCAAAATCACCTTGGTTTGGGAACAAAGCCGCAATCTCTGCCCCGAGGGCTGGGAGGTAGCGGTTTGCGACCGACAATGTTACTCCTCTTTGGTCCAAAAAAAGCAATTGGTGTTGGGCCCCAAGGAAGAGGTTTCTAATTTTCGGGTCAATTTTCGTCCTAATGGAAAGGAGGGAATTGGCAATTTAGAGCTCAAGATTTATGAAAAAGGGCTCAAGCAGGATGCCGAACGCATTTTGTTTTCTGCCTCGGCCAAAAATGAGCGCTCGGCACAAAAAATGTATCAGCCCAAGGCCGAAAAGCCTACGGTTTACCCCAATCCAGTGGTAGAGCATCTCATGCTTCGAGATGCCCAAGAGCAGGTCAAGTATTTAGAGATTTACAATGTGGTGGGCCGCAAAGTGTTGCAATTTCAGGTCAATGGGCAGCAAGACAAATTTGATGTCAGCAGCCTCAACGGCGGCATTTACATGCTTCGGATGCTTGATGAAAACCGTCATATTATCCGCACAGAACGCATTAGCAAGTACAATCCTTAG
- a CDS encoding T9SS type A sorting domain-containing protein, with product MDSSDYAFYVVITEDQVFNDRGFPEMAVMRTILPDAAGEQYAQPWSAGQQFSYSGSWVYNQGTLNPANLQAVAFIQDNASKQVLQVATTRDLTVYPPTGVLNEEAIQSIGEELDGITLYPNPATEAFQVDFTKGLSEDCQWQLIDVLGRVLQEGTAAAGSQTIQVQTPNLSEGTYFFVLKNGQAMAQRQVVIVRP from the coding sequence ATGGATTCTTCCGATTATGCCTTCTATGTCGTAATCACCGAAGACCAAGTCTTTAATGACCGTGGCTTCCCCGAAATGGCCGTCATGAGAACGATCCTCCCCGATGCAGCAGGAGAACAATACGCTCAACCTTGGTCGGCTGGCCAACAGTTTAGCTATTCCGGAAGCTGGGTCTACAACCAAGGTACACTCAACCCCGCCAACCTCCAAGCTGTCGCCTTTATTCAGGATAATGCCAGTAAACAGGTCCTCCAAGTAGCCACTACCCGAGACCTCACGGTTTATCCACCCACTGGCGTACTCAATGAGGAGGCTATCCAGTCTATCGGCGAGGAACTAGACGGCATTACGCTCTATCCGAACCCCGCTACCGAGGCCTTCCAAGTAGACTTTACTAAAGGCCTTAGCGAGGATTGCCAATGGCAGCTAATCGATGTGCTTGGCCGCGTTCTTCAAGAGGGAACCGCCGCAGCTGGCAGCCAGACAATTCAGGTCCAAACGCCTAACCTCAGCGAGGGAACTTACTTCTTTGTACTGAAAAATGGACAAGCTATGGCCCAACGCCAAGTAGTCATCGTTCGTCCTTAA